A DNA window from Candidatus Sulfotelmatobacter sp. contains the following coding sequences:
- a CDS encoding aspartyl/asparaginyl beta-hydroxylase domain-containing protein: protein METVASLAAKYAIVADELRRRDAHLMPHGMASLFVHLTQTFGILEAWDCRDDLCIAGLLHSVYSTDTFASSLIPLSDRDLVRLCAGEEAERLAYLFCALDRRSLTTAATRAPDGEDVLTLYDRFENRLIRVPASDASDLLVLHIANLAEQQQAKNKGPTAWLHRAAALGRAARKLGARLPPILVSCTEHVTAENEESLLEAYSALLSTTFHDEAARQGLIGATLGPSIVAEPLIWLGLHALAANSFDEAARHGRASVEALCSWNTAWDKRLSPTQWLALANLLATLPQLDDKALSFLATQVHRSLNEHAAQPFTIFAALDRVGAVPKVTAAEVLAVKPSKPLDEFVESGSIPPRFATYIAQLRDADPARSMRFYPDLRSQAWWDASGFSVAKDLERAAPEICRELTALASEHFHSETERISRTGAWNVMLLLERGRIHEERCALVPTTMEVLSSSAVIRTHAGLAYFSRMAPGTAIAPHRGPTNMRLRCHLGISVPLDCGIRVDGITRRWERGKTLVFDDSFVHEAWNSSHEERIVLIVDLWHPDLSKDEITLLGGLQGYTAEVGVNLSRYWANNDRAERMRQLDL from the coding sequence ATGGAAACCGTTGCGTCTCTAGCGGCCAAGTATGCGATCGTCGCCGACGAACTGCGGCGACGCGACGCTCACTTGATGCCGCACGGCATGGCGTCACTCTTCGTTCACCTCACGCAGACTTTTGGCATCCTCGAAGCGTGGGATTGTCGCGACGACCTCTGCATCGCCGGCTTACTTCACAGTGTCTACTCGACCGACACGTTCGCGAGCTCGCTCATCCCGCTTTCAGACCGTGACCTCGTCCGGCTCTGTGCAGGTGAGGAAGCGGAGCGACTCGCCTACCTGTTCTGCGCACTCGATCGTAGGAGCTTGACGACGGCGGCGACGAGGGCGCCGGACGGCGAGGACGTCCTGACGCTCTACGATCGTTTCGAGAACAGGTTGATTCGCGTTCCGGCGTCCGATGCCAGTGATCTCCTCGTCCTTCATATCGCGAATCTCGCCGAGCAGCAACAGGCCAAAAACAAGGGACCCACGGCGTGGCTTCATCGAGCAGCGGCTCTCGGTCGGGCCGCGCGGAAGCTCGGGGCGCGGCTACCGCCCATCTTGGTTTCGTGCACGGAGCACGTCACGGCCGAGAACGAGGAATCGCTCCTCGAAGCGTATTCGGCGCTGTTGTCCACGACGTTCCACGACGAGGCTGCTCGCCAAGGACTGATTGGTGCGACGCTCGGGCCGTCGATCGTTGCCGAGCCGCTGATCTGGCTCGGCCTCCATGCTCTGGCTGCAAACTCCTTCGATGAGGCCGCCCGCCACGGACGGGCGTCGGTTGAAGCCCTATGCTCATGGAACACCGCATGGGACAAGCGGTTGTCGCCCACGCAGTGGTTGGCGCTGGCCAACCTGCTAGCCACGCTCCCGCAGCTGGACGACAAGGCTCTTTCCTTTCTCGCCACCCAAGTGCATCGCTCGCTCAACGAGCATGCCGCACAGCCGTTTACGATCTTTGCGGCGCTCGATCGAGTAGGCGCGGTCCCCAAAGTCACCGCGGCAGAAGTACTCGCGGTCAAGCCGAGCAAACCGCTTGACGAGTTCGTGGAGTCGGGATCGATACCGCCGCGCTTCGCGACCTACATTGCGCAGCTTCGCGATGCCGATCCGGCGCGCTCGATGCGGTTCTATCCGGATCTGCGTTCCCAGGCATGGTGGGACGCGTCGGGCTTCTCAGTGGCGAAAGACCTCGAACGCGCGGCACCGGAGATATGTCGTGAGCTCACCGCTCTCGCAAGCGAGCACTTCCACTCCGAGACGGAGCGTATCTCCCGCACGGGCGCCTGGAACGTGATGCTCCTGCTCGAACGTGGTCGTATCCACGAGGAGCGCTGTGCGCTGGTGCCGACGACGATGGAAGTCCTCTCCTCCAGCGCCGTTATCCGGACACACGCCGGGCTCGCGTATTTCTCTCGCATGGCTCCCGGCACGGCGATCGCTCCCCATCGCGGGCCGACAAACATGCGGTTGCGGTGTCACCTGGGCATCTCCGTACCGCTGGATTGCGGCATCCGTGTAGACGGGATCACCCGCCGCTGGGAGCGCGGGAAGACCCTAGTCTTCGACGATTCGTTCGTGCACGAGGCCTGGAACTCCAGCCATGAGGAACGCATCGTCCTCATCGTCGACCTGTGGCACCCGGACCTTTCGAAAGACGAGATCACGCTCCTCGGTGGATTGCAAGGTTATACGGCCGAGGTGGGGGTCAATCTTTCGCGATACTGGGCGAACAACGATCGAGCTGAACGCATGCGTCAGCTGGACCTATAG